Proteins encoded together in one Psychrobacter sanguinis window:
- a CDS encoding cytochrome c biogenesis protein CcdA — protein MSLKSAEKSPSLTQNKPSKKSYLLAFAFSAGSLLTGLAATGLTAVPVASQAAGLGDLFSSDKSATQPKFLPVDEAFQVSSSSKPVNNGTRLAINFDITPEHYVYKDQIKLTLPAGVSAAPFTFSQKPVSIDDPTFGQVLVFDQANMVATTILSSSNGKAINNAAVTIGWQGCAKAGLCYPPEKIKTTVNIAAASQSAANSSSSTATVSASNNSNVETAQASTDGTVTNSLATEQTTPDDEVIDYELLDDEALDAELGAINTISGADEEVVGDNVTSEAANNDAVINNAAATNNTVVVDNAINSDPFGLASHPWLALVLLFLAGLVLALTPCVLPMLPIVANIVAREDNPTVKRGVILTTSYAIGVAIAYGILGAVIAVFGESLGIIGWLQNPIILIAFAIVFVLLALYMLGVFSIRLPRFISSKMQGLSQAGDSKLGSTGGSLIAGFLSALVVSPCVSAPLFGALLAVSTIGSPLLGFAALFMLGFGLSAPLILIGATQGKIMPKAGEWMNWVKQGFALLLFAVALLLIERVFISPVMLIVWALWFMVVAMWAWSWLGKGRMLTQALGLIAGIWATCLIVGAALGNDDSLHPLASLSAAPVMQTTAGQPAMSNATDKTVTTLAELDAIVAANPKVLVDITAEWCIECRIMDKNLFHNRPAQMQDWQLVRLDITETTADSKAILARYKLFGPPALLYYQDGQLVNQQVGEIGRAEFEQNLTALN, from the coding sequence ATGTCCCTTAAGAGCGCAGAAAAGTCTCCGTCATTAACGCAAAATAAACCGTCAAAAAAATCTTATCTGTTGGCGTTCGCTTTCAGCGCGGGTTCATTATTGACAGGGCTAGCAGCGACTGGGCTGACGGCCGTGCCAGTGGCATCGCAAGCGGCAGGATTGGGCGATTTATTTAGCAGTGATAAAAGCGCGACCCAACCGAAATTTTTGCCTGTTGATGAAGCGTTTCAGGTCAGTAGCAGTAGTAAACCTGTCAATAATGGCACGCGCTTAGCCATTAACTTTGACATTACGCCTGAGCACTATGTTTATAAAGACCAAATTAAGCTAACGTTGCCTGCTGGCGTGAGCGCTGCACCTTTTACCTTTAGCCAAAAGCCAGTCTCCATTGATGACCCAACCTTTGGGCAAGTATTGGTATTTGACCAAGCCAATATGGTTGCTACTACCATTTTGAGTAGTAGTAATGGCAAGGCGATAAATAATGCCGCCGTGACAATAGGTTGGCAAGGCTGTGCCAAAGCAGGTCTATGCTATCCACCGGAGAAAATAAAAACCACAGTCAATATCGCTGCTGCTTCACAATCGGCAGCCAATAGTTCAAGTAGTACTGCTACAGTTTCTGCGAGCAATAACAGCAATGTAGAAACTGCGCAAGCCTCTACAGATGGGACAGTTACCAATAGTCTTGCTACAGAGCAAACTACGCCAGATGACGAGGTGATTGATTATGAATTGTTAGATGACGAAGCGTTAGATGCAGAGCTTGGTGCAATCAATACCATCTCTGGAGCCGATGAAGAAGTGGTAGGCGATAATGTCACAAGTGAAGCAGCGAACAATGACGCTGTCATAAATAATGCTGCTGCAACAAACAATACCGTTGTCGTTGATAACGCCATTAATAGTGACCCTTTTGGCTTAGCTTCGCATCCGTGGTTGGCATTGGTGTTATTGTTCTTGGCAGGGTTGGTCTTGGCATTGACGCCATGCGTGTTACCGATGCTACCGATTGTTGCCAATATCGTCGCGCGTGAAGACAATCCAACGGTAAAACGCGGTGTTATTTTAACGACCAGCTACGCTATTGGTGTTGCCATCGCTTATGGTATTTTAGGCGCGGTCATTGCGGTGTTTGGTGAGTCGTTAGGCATTATCGGTTGGCTACAAAATCCGATTATACTAATTGCCTTTGCCATCGTTTTTGTCTTATTAGCACTTTATATGTTGGGCGTATTTAGCATTCGTCTGCCGAGATTTATCAGTAGCAAAATGCAAGGTCTAAGCCAAGCAGGCGATAGCAAACTTGGTAGTACGGGTGGCAGTTTAATTGCGGGATTCTTATCGGCGCTCGTGGTATCGCCTTGTGTTTCGGCGCCCTTATTTGGGGCGCTGCTTGCCGTATCAACGATTGGAAGTCCGCTCCTTGGCTTTGCCGCTTTATTTATGCTCGGTTTTGGTTTATCGGCGCCGCTTATCTTAATTGGCGCGACCCAAGGTAAAATCATGCCAAAAGCAGGCGAGTGGATGAATTGGGTCAAGCAGGGCTTTGCTTTGTTGCTTTTTGCCGTGGCATTGTTATTAATTGAACGCGTCTTTATCTCGCCTGTGATGCTGATAGTGTGGGCGCTGTGGTTTATGGTCGTGGCGATGTGGGCGTGGAGCTGGCTAGGCAAAGGTCGGATGCTGACCCAAGCGCTAGGCTTAATCGCTGGTATTTGGGCGACGTGTTTAATCGTCGGCGCCGCATTGGGCAATGACGACAGCTTGCATCCGCTCGCGTCATTGAGCGCTGCGCCGGTGATGCAGACGACTGCTGGTCAACCAGCCATGAGTAATGCAACCGATAAAACTGTTACTACGCTTGCTGAGTTAGATGCCATTGTCGCCGCCAATCCTAAAGTGCTGGTCGATATCACCGCCGAATGGTGTATTGAATGCCGGATTATGGATAAAAACTTATTTCATAATCGTCCTGCGCAAATGCAAGATTGGCAATTGGTCAGACTTGATATCACGGAGACTACGGCTGATTCAAAAGCAATCTTAGCGCGTTATAAATTGTTTGGTCCGCCAGCATTGCTGTATTATCAAGACGGTCAATTGGTCAATCAACAAGTGGGTGAAATCGGGCGCGCAGAGTTTGAGCAAAACTTAACTGCGTTAAACTAA
- a CDS encoding IS982 family transposase — translation MDNLTELYCHIDDFYQQFKPEFDAHLIATGHQRLRACKISVSEIMTILILFHQLRYRQFKAFYYHHMLGMMKRAFPNLPSYSRFIELVPRSIIPLCSYLQSMMGDCTGISYIDSTKIAVCHNKRIYRHKVFEGLATRGKSRMGWFYGFKLHAIINHKGELVSVKVTAGNTDDRVPVKDMATPVFGKVFGDRGYISKALNEWLTKHSDTTLITKLRRNMKPQVLKPIDEALLNHRSLVETVFGELKNLCQIEHSRHRSVTGFITNLLSGLIAYRWFPYKPTIKNMPQQGQVATL, via the coding sequence ATGGACAACCTAACCGAACTATACTGCCATATTGACGACTTTTATCAGCAATTCAAACCTGAGTTTGACGCTCATTTAATCGCAACGGGACACCAAAGGTTAAGAGCATGCAAGATAAGTGTATCAGAGATTATGACCATCTTGATACTGTTTCATCAATTACGTTATCGACAGTTTAAGGCGTTTTACTACCATCACATGCTTGGCATGATGAAACGGGCGTTTCCAAATCTGCCGAGCTACTCGCGATTTATAGAGCTTGTGCCGCGCAGTATCATACCACTGTGCAGCTACTTGCAAAGCATGATGGGCGACTGTACAGGTATCAGCTATATTGATTCAACCAAGATAGCAGTTTGTCATAACAAACGTATCTACCGTCATAAAGTCTTTGAAGGACTTGCAACCCGAGGCAAAAGCCGCATGGGCTGGTTCTATGGCTTTAAGCTGCACGCCATTATCAATCATAAGGGCGAGCTTGTATCTGTTAAAGTCACTGCGGGTAATACGGATGACAGAGTGCCTGTTAAGGATATGGCAACACCTGTGTTTGGCAAGGTGTTTGGGGATAGAGGCTATATCAGTAAAGCCCTAAACGAGTGGCTCACAAAACATAGTGATACCACGCTGATCACTAAACTTCGGCGTAATATGAAACCGCAAGTACTCAAGCCGATAGATGAGGCGCTACTCAATCATCGCTCTTTGGTTGAGACGGTGTTTGGGGAGCTGAAAAACTTGTGTCAGATTGAGCATTCACGCCATCGTAGTGTCACGGGTTTTATTACAAACTTGCTGTCAGGTTTGATTGCTTATCGCTGGTTTCCCTATAAACCCACCATCAAAAACATGCCTCAGCAGGGACAGGTAGCCACATTGTAA